The Candidatus Zixiibacteriota bacterium genome includes a window with the following:
- a CDS encoding decaprenyl-phosphate phosphoribosyltransferase encodes MFLELIKLARPRHWIKNGVVLAAVIFAGQATVPGQLELSFLAVAIFCMLSSAVYTLNDIVDRNKDRLHPRKKTRPIASGTVPVSVAAVMLILLVVIGLTAAWFINLGFFLISCAYFVLNVLYSFWLKNVVIADVMAIAIGFVLRAYAGAFAIDVVASKWLLINTLLLALFLGFGKRRHELGLLEGEAKSHRRILDHYSQYLLDQLIGVVTPSVLVVYMLYTFSAEVSSKLGTENLFITIPFVIYGIFRYLYLIHKKDEGGSPTRVLTSDKPMLIDVVLWLVTVFIVLYIR; translated from the coding sequence ATGTTCCTGGAACTGATCAAACTGGCCCGTCCCCGGCATTGGATTAAAAACGGTGTCGTTCTGGCCGCCGTTATTTTTGCCGGTCAGGCGACCGTGCCGGGACAGTTGGAACTGTCGTTTCTGGCAGTGGCTATTTTCTGTATGCTCTCCTCGGCCGTTTATACCCTGAACGATATCGTTGACCGCAACAAAGACCGCCTCCACCCACGCAAGAAAACCCGTCCGATAGCATCCGGTACCGTACCGGTATCAGTCGCAGCGGTAATGCTGATCCTGCTGGTAGTCATCGGATTGACGGCCGCCTGGTTTATCAACCTGGGATTCTTCCTGATTTCCTGCGCCTATTTCGTTCTTAACGTGTTGTACAGTTTCTGGCTCAAGAATGTCGTTATTGCCGACGTCATGGCCATCGCTATCGGATTCGTGCTGCGAGCCTATGCCGGAGCTTTTGCGATCGATGTTGTCGCCTCCAAATGGCTTTTAATCAACACTCTTCTGCTGGCTTTATTTCTCGGTTTCGGAAAACGTCGGCACGAGCTGGGATTGCTCGAGGGAGAAGCCAAATCACATCGCCGGATTCTGGATCATTACTCGCAATACCTGCTTGATCAGTTGATCGGTGTCGTGACACCTTCGGTGCTGGTGGTCTACATGCTCTACACTTTCTCGGCCGAAGTCTCAAGCAAACTTGGCACCGAAAATCTGTTCATTACTATCCCGTTCGTAATTTACGGCATTTTCCGTTACTTATACTTGATTCACAAGAAAGATGAAGGCGGTTCGCCGACACGGGTGCTGACTTCGGACAAACCGATGCTGATCGATGTCGTGCTATGGCTGGTGACTGTCTTTATCGTCCTCTATATCAGATGA
- a CDS encoding EpsI family protein, with protein MKRAILISALIILCGGAFGNYLRYAEHQPDRPPDFTRIPFEKDGYSGEEYWFGDRSYDVLQADTTTLRLYHGNGAGRIWLFVSYFGSQKYGSQIHSPKHCLPGGGWRIEKQETFDLPLPTGEIKRINRLRIIEGDREELMFYWFQTRGGTITNEFEVKWDLVKTSLRMQPTDAAFIRLNLSVPDGDIDAASEQAVRFFNAFYEDISKALPFEN; from the coding sequence ATGAAACGAGCTATACTGATCAGCGCTCTGATTATCCTCTGTGGGGGAGCCTTTGGCAATTATTTACGCTATGCCGAGCACCAACCGGACCGACCGCCCGATTTTACTCGGATTCCGTTCGAGAAGGACGGTTATAGCGGTGAAGAATACTGGTTTGGAGATCGCAGCTATGATGTCCTCCAGGCCGACACGACCACGCTCAGACTCTATCACGGCAACGGCGCCGGAAGAATCTGGCTTTTCGTATCTTATTTCGGATCACAGAAGTACGGCAGCCAGATACATTCGCCGAAACATTGCCTCCCCGGCGGCGGTTGGAGAATTGAGAAACAAGAAACCTTCGATCTGCCGTTGCCGACCGGCGAGATTAAAAGAATCAACCGCTTGAGAATAATCGAGGGCGACCGCGAAGAGCTAATGTTTTACTGGTTTCAGACAAGAGGCGGAACGATCACCAACGAATTCGAGGTCAAATGGGACCTGGTTAAAACTTCCTTGCGTATGCAACCGACCGACGCCGCTTTCATACGACTCAACCTGTCGGTACCGGACGGCGATATCGACGCCGCTTCCGAACAGGCGGTCCGTTTCTTCAACGCCTTTTATGAGGATATTAGCAAAGCGTTGCCGTTCGAGAATTAG